The following proteins are encoded in a genomic region of Odontesthes bonariensis isolate fOdoBon6 chromosome 19, fOdoBon6.hap1, whole genome shotgun sequence:
- the LOC142369306 gene encoding sialoadhesin-like isoform X2: MEITALCTIFGCLRMLPNRSQFFLYESVALSCADQTNSSGWRVKRNTSTHKNEECSLTWGKRNETHCFILDLYQVDNGVYWCESGAGACSDAINISVTGGSVILESPALPLWEGEAVTLRCTNKDSPSSNLTAEFYKDGLLIGSSATGTMTIFGVSTSDEGLYKCNISGAGESPDSWLFVPGGQHETLRPHLAHVLLPVVGFCLSLGSVLLLCFRKNLKGKANCDVTYTDVTITQGVQPKSDAEVTPEPALYSTIKPGAT, encoded by the exons ATGGAGATCACAGCACTCTGCACTATTTTTG GCTGTCTCAGAATGCTTCCCAACAGATCTCAGTTCTTTCTCTATGAGTCAGTTGCACTGAGCTGTGCAGACCAAACAAACTCCTCTGGTTGGAGAGTGAAGAGAAACACGTCCACACACAAAAACGAAGAGTGTTCATTAACTTGGGGGAAAAGAAATGAAACGCACTGCTTCATTCTGGACCTTTACCAAGTAGACAATGGAGTGTACTGGTGTGAGTCTGGAGCCGGAGCGTGCAGCGACGCCATCAACATTTCTGTGACTG GTGGTTCCGTGATCCTGGAGAGTCCTGCTCTCCCTTTGTGGGAGGGCGAAGCTGTGACTCTGCGCTGCACGAATAAAGATTCCCCCTCCTCCAACCTCACAGCTGAATTTTATAAAGATGGCCTCCTTATCGGGAGCAGCGCTACAGGAACAATGACCATCTTTGGTGTCTCCACGTCTGATGAAGGCCTTTACAAGTGTAACATTAGCGGAGCTGGAGAGTCACCAGACAGCTGGCTGTTTGTTCCAG GTGGGCAACATGAAACACTACGCCCCCATCTCGCACATGTCTTACTTCCTGTGGTTGGCTTTTGCCTCTCACTTGGCTCGGTGTTGCTGCTGTGCTTCCGGAAGAACCTTAAAG GTAAAGCCAACTGTGATGTAACCTACACTGATGTCACCATCACACAGGGAGTGCAGCCAAAGAGCgatgcag AGGTGACCCCTGAACCGGCCCTCTACTCGACAATCAAGCCAGGAGCCACCTGA
- the LOC142369306 gene encoding sialoadhesin-like isoform X3, which translates to MLPNRSQFFLYESVALSCADQTNSSGWRVKRNTSTHKNEECSLTWGKRNETHCFILDLYQVDNGVYWCESGAGACSDAINISVTGGSVILESPALPLWEGEAVTLRCTNKDSPSSNLTAEFYKDGLLIGSSATGTMTIFGVSTSDEGLYKCNISGAGESPDSWLFVPGGQHETLRPHLAHVLLPVVGFCLSLGSVLLLCFRKNLKGKANCDVTYTDVTITQGVQPKSDAEVTPEPALYSTIKPGAT; encoded by the exons ATGCTTCCCAACAGATCTCAGTTCTTTCTCTATGAGTCAGTTGCACTGAGCTGTGCAGACCAAACAAACTCCTCTGGTTGGAGAGTGAAGAGAAACACGTCCACACACAAAAACGAAGAGTGTTCATTAACTTGGGGGAAAAGAAATGAAACGCACTGCTTCATTCTGGACCTTTACCAAGTAGACAATGGAGTGTACTGGTGTGAGTCTGGAGCCGGAGCGTGCAGCGACGCCATCAACATTTCTGTGACTG GTGGTTCCGTGATCCTGGAGAGTCCTGCTCTCCCTTTGTGGGAGGGCGAAGCTGTGACTCTGCGCTGCACGAATAAAGATTCCCCCTCCTCCAACCTCACAGCTGAATTTTATAAAGATGGCCTCCTTATCGGGAGCAGCGCTACAGGAACAATGACCATCTTTGGTGTCTCCACGTCTGATGAAGGCCTTTACAAGTGTAACATTAGCGGAGCTGGAGAGTCACCAGACAGCTGGCTGTTTGTTCCAG GTGGGCAACATGAAACACTACGCCCCCATCTCGCACATGTCTTACTTCCTGTGGTTGGCTTTTGCCTCTCACTTGGCTCGGTGTTGCTGCTGTGCTTCCGGAAGAACCTTAAAG GTAAAGCCAACTGTGATGTAACCTACACTGATGTCACCATCACACAGGGAGTGCAGCCAAAGAGCgatgcag AGGTGACCCCTGAACCGGCCCTCTACTCGACAATCAAGCCAGGAGCCACCTGA
- the LOC142369306 gene encoding sialoadhesin-like isoform X1, with amino-acid sequence MVKTQFSSFVSGCLRMLPNRSQFFLYESVALSCADQTNSSGWRVKRNTSTHKNEECSLTWGKRNETHCFILDLYQVDNGVYWCESGAGACSDAINISVTGGSVILESPALPLWEGEAVTLRCTNKDSPSSNLTAEFYKDGLLIGSSATGTMTIFGVSTSDEGLYKCNISGAGESPDSWLFVPGGQHETLRPHLAHVLLPVVGFCLSLGSVLLLCFRKNLKGKANCDVTYTDVTITQGVQPKSDAEVTPEPALYSTIKPGAT; translated from the exons ATGGTGAAAACACAGTTCTCTTCATTTGTTTCAGGCTGTCTCAGAATGCTTCCCAACAGATCTCAGTTCTTTCTCTATGAGTCAGTTGCACTGAGCTGTGCAGACCAAACAAACTCCTCTGGTTGGAGAGTGAAGAGAAACACGTCCACACACAAAAACGAAGAGTGTTCATTAACTTGGGGGAAAAGAAATGAAACGCACTGCTTCATTCTGGACCTTTACCAAGTAGACAATGGAGTGTACTGGTGTGAGTCTGGAGCCGGAGCGTGCAGCGACGCCATCAACATTTCTGTGACTG GTGGTTCCGTGATCCTGGAGAGTCCTGCTCTCCCTTTGTGGGAGGGCGAAGCTGTGACTCTGCGCTGCACGAATAAAGATTCCCCCTCCTCCAACCTCACAGCTGAATTTTATAAAGATGGCCTCCTTATCGGGAGCAGCGCTACAGGAACAATGACCATCTTTGGTGTCTCCACGTCTGATGAAGGCCTTTACAAGTGTAACATTAGCGGAGCTGGAGAGTCACCAGACAGCTGGCTGTTTGTTCCAG GTGGGCAACATGAAACACTACGCCCCCATCTCGCACATGTCTTACTTCCTGTGGTTGGCTTTTGCCTCTCACTTGGCTCGGTGTTGCTGCTGTGCTTCCGGAAGAACCTTAAAG GTAAAGCCAACTGTGATGTAACCTACACTGATGTCACCATCACACAGGGAGTGCAGCCAAAGAGCgatgcag AGGTGACCCCTGAACCGGCCCTCTACTCGACAATCAAGCCAGGAGCCACCTGA
- the LOC142369308 gene encoding butyrophilin subfamily 3 member A1-like isoform X1, with the protein MPCVQQQREDGQMNIEGFSPVIVRFNLVFLLLFSVLTPVQGQYQVIGPLRPVVASPGNDVILPCHVEPTFNTVDLTVEWSKPDLRPDPNDRLGRVDYVHLYRDNREVLDMKIPSYIGRTTLSADGMTQGNVALKITNVTAADEGRYKCFIPKLKGRTRSSIVHLTVAKSGTTETPLRSDNLQTPDPAEGTDVNDSLSRWNGLIPLLVFCVLLIAGVGVGGCLYMALKCRK; encoded by the exons ATGCCATGTGTGCAGCAGCAAAGGGAGGACGGCCAAATGAACATCGAGGGTTTTTCGCCTGTCATTGTGCGCTTTAATCTCGTCTTCTTGTTGCTGTTTTCTGTCCTGACGCCGGTTCAAG gTCAGTATCAGGTGATTGGACCGCTTCGGCCAGTTGTGGCTTCTCCTGGAAATGATGTCATCCTTCCGTGTCATGTGGAGCCTACGTTTAACACGGTGGACCTGACGGTGGAGTGGTCAAAGCCCGACCTGAGGCCCGACCCCAACGATCGGCTGGGCAGAGTTGACTACGTGCACCTTTACAGGGACAATCGCGAAGTCCTGGACATGAAGATCCCCTCGTACATCGGGAGGACGACGCTGTCCGCAGATGGCATGACGCAAGGCAACGTAGCGCTGAAAATAACAAACGTGACGGCCGCAGATGAAGGCCGATACAAATGTTTCATCCCAAAGTTGAAGGGCAGAACACGGTCTTCGATTGTTCATCTAACCGTCG CTAAAAGTGGGACGACGGAGACGCCACTCCGTTCTGACAATCTCCAAACTCCTGATCCAGCAGAAGGGACGGATGTTAACG ATTCCTTATCCCGTTGGAACGGACTCATTCCACTCCTGGTTTTCTGTGTCTTGCTGATCGCCGGAGTCGGAGTCGGAGGATGCTTATACATGGCGTTAAAGTGTCGAAAATAA
- the LOC142369308 gene encoding butyrophilin subfamily 3 member A2-like isoform X2, which yields MNIEGFSPVIVRFNLVFLLLFSVLTPVQGQYQVIGPLRPVVASPGNDVILPCHVEPTFNTVDLTVEWSKPDLRPDPNDRLGRVDYVHLYRDNREVLDMKIPSYIGRTTLSADGMTQGNVALKITNVTAADEGRYKCFIPKLKGRTRSSIVHLTVAKSGTTETPLRSDNLQTPDPAEGTDVNDSLSRWNGLIPLLVFCVLLIAGVGVGGCLYMALKCRK from the exons ATGAACATCGAGGGTTTTTCGCCTGTCATTGTGCGCTTTAATCTCGTCTTCTTGTTGCTGTTTTCTGTCCTGACGCCGGTTCAAG gTCAGTATCAGGTGATTGGACCGCTTCGGCCAGTTGTGGCTTCTCCTGGAAATGATGTCATCCTTCCGTGTCATGTGGAGCCTACGTTTAACACGGTGGACCTGACGGTGGAGTGGTCAAAGCCCGACCTGAGGCCCGACCCCAACGATCGGCTGGGCAGAGTTGACTACGTGCACCTTTACAGGGACAATCGCGAAGTCCTGGACATGAAGATCCCCTCGTACATCGGGAGGACGACGCTGTCCGCAGATGGCATGACGCAAGGCAACGTAGCGCTGAAAATAACAAACGTGACGGCCGCAGATGAAGGCCGATACAAATGTTTCATCCCAAAGTTGAAGGGCAGAACACGGTCTTCGATTGTTCATCTAACCGTCG CTAAAAGTGGGACGACGGAGACGCCACTCCGTTCTGACAATCTCCAAACTCCTGATCCAGCAGAAGGGACGGATGTTAACG ATTCCTTATCCCGTTGGAACGGACTCATTCCACTCCTGGTTTTCTGTGTCTTGCTGATCGCCGGAGTCGGAGTCGGAGGATGCTTATACATGGCGTTAAAGTGTCGAAAATAA
- the tmem185 gene encoding transmembrane protein 185-like, which produces MNLRGLFQDFNPSKFLIYSCLLLFSVLLSLKLDGVIQWSYWAVFTPIWLWKLLVVIGASVGTGVWAHNPQYRAEGETCVEFKAMLIAVGLHVLLLMFEVLVCDRVERGKYFWLLVFMPLFFVSPVSVAACVWGFRHDRSLELEVLCSVNILQFIFIALRLDKIINWPWLVVCVPLWILMSFLCLVVLYYIIWSVLFLRSIDIIAEQRRTHITMAISWMTIVVPLLTFEILLVHKLDGHNSLSYVCVFVPLWLSLLTLMATTFGQKGGNHWWFGIRKDFCHFLLELLPFLREYGNVSYDLQRSEDPEAAEDLPVPEPPPKIAPMFHKKTGVVITQSPGKYFVPPPKLCIDMPD; this is translated from the exons ATGAATTTAAGAGGACTTTTTCAGGACTTCAATCCCAG TAAATTCCTCATCTACTCTTGCCTGCTGCTGTTCTCTGTGTTGCTCTCCCTGAAGCTGGATGGAGTCATCCAGTGGAGCTACTGGGCCGTATTTACCCCAATCTGGCTGTGGAAGCTGTTGGTTGTCATTGGGGCCTCTGTAGGAACAGGAGTGTGGGCCCACAACCCTCAGTACAG GGCTGAAGGGGAGACGTGTGTGGAGTTCAAAGCCATGCTGATAGCCGTGGGGCTCCACGTCCTGCTGCTCATGTTCGAGGTGTTGGTGTGCGACCGCGTGGAGAGAGGGAAGTACTTCTGGCTCCTCGTCTTCATGCCTCTCTTCTTTGTCTCGCCCGTTTCTGTAGCAGCGTGCGTCTGGGGTTTTCGACACGATCGCTCCCTAGAG CTGGAGGTGTTGTGTTCAGTGAATATTCTGCAGTTCATCTTCATCGCTCTGAGGCTGGATAAGATCATCAACTGGCCTTGGCTG GTGGTGTGTGTTCCACTGTGGATCCTGATGTCCTTCTTGTGCCTTGTGGTCCTCTACTACATCATTTGGTCTGTGCTCTTCCTCCGCTCCATCGACATCATCGCCGAGCAACGGCGAACTCACATCACCATGGCGATCAGCTGGATGACCATAGTCGTGCCGCTTCTCACCTTTGAG ATCCTTCTGGTGCACAAGCTGGATGGCCACAACAGTCTCAGCTACGTGTGTGTGTTCGTCCCTCTGTGGCTCTCCCTGCTCACACTCATGGCCACCACCTTCGGCCAGAAGGGAGGGAACCACT GGTGGTTCGGCATCCGGAAGGACTTCTGCCATTTCCTGTTGGAGCTGCTCCCCTTCCTGCGGGAATACGGCAACGTATCCTACGACCTCCAACGGAGCGAGGACCCCGAGGCGGCCGAGGATCTGCCCGTTCCCGAGCCACCTCCAAAGATTGCTCCCATGTTCCACAAGAAGACCGGTGTGGTGATCACGCAGAGCCCCGGGAAGTAC